The Thermithiobacillus plumbiphilus genome includes a region encoding these proteins:
- a CDS encoding pteridine reductase — MTETSGKVAFITGAAKRVGAGIAEHLAARGMQLAIHYNRSASDAELLASRLRDRYGIEVLTLQADLRDIAALAPLVDQVASHFGRLDVLINNASAFYPTPVEGVTPDQWQELLDTNLRAPFFLAQAAIPYLRASQGCIINLADIYGDRPLANYLPYNISKAGIIMLTKSLAKELGPEIRVNAIAPGVALWADGSQPAEDTRQRVLAKTALKRAGSPEDMAKAIAFFIFDAPYVTGQVLAVDGGRSVY; from the coding sequence GTGACTGAGACAAGTGGCAAGGTGGCCTTCATTACCGGGGCCGCCAAACGGGTAGGCGCCGGCATTGCCGAACACCTGGCCGCGCGCGGCATGCAGCTTGCGATCCATTATAACCGATCCGCAAGCGATGCCGAGCTGCTGGCATCCCGCCTTCGGGATCGATACGGGATCGAGGTGCTCACGCTGCAGGCGGACCTGCGGGACATCGCCGCCCTCGCGCCCCTGGTGGATCAGGTAGCGTCTCACTTCGGACGGCTGGATGTCCTGATCAACAACGCATCGGCCTTCTACCCCACACCCGTCGAGGGGGTGACGCCCGATCAATGGCAGGAACTGCTGGACACCAACCTGCGCGCGCCCTTCTTTCTCGCCCAGGCGGCCATTCCCTACCTGCGTGCCAGCCAGGGCTGCATCATCAATCTCGCCGATATCTATGGTGACCGGCCCCTGGCCAATTATCTGCCCTACAACATCTCCAAGGCCGGCATCATCATGCTGACCAAGTCACTGGCCAAGGAGCTTGGGCCGGAGATTCGCGTCAATGCCATAGCCCCCGGTGTCGCGCTCTGGGCGGATGGCTCTCAGCCGGCCGAGGACACCCGCCAGCGGGTGCTGGCCAAGACCGCGCTCAAGCGCGCCGGCAGCCCCGAGGACATGGCCAAAGCCATTGCCTTTTTCATCTTCGATGCGCCCTACGTGACCGGGCAGGTGCTGGCGGTCGATGGCGGACGCAGCGTGTATTGA